GCCATTCCCAAAGAAGTCGCCTCGAGTACATTTTGATGTAATCCGTAGGTCATGATCTGCCGATCTCTCGTCCTTTTCGGGTCATCCAGTCTCTTCCCGAGAGGCGCTCAAGTGTTTCGAAATTACTTTCCGTGGATCGAAAGCGATCCGTTTACTCGGGTACCATAGCAAGTCAATGGTGTAAAATCCAATGATTTCGTGTAACGGCTACCGGGAATGGCAAGATGTACTATCTTATAGGGATAAGCCTTTGGAGGCAACCCTCGTGCACGAATCCGCGAACAGCGACTCGTTGAAAATGTATCGAAAAGGACTGAGAAGGCGTTTTTTGAAAGATTCAGGATGGAAATGGATGGCTGTGCGAATCTGACATTTCTCCTTTTTGAAATGCTGTATCAGGAGAAATGCCAGATATAATTGGGATTTGCCACGAATCATTCCGTATTTGCTCTCGACCCCATACCTCGTCCGGGCAAGTCCGGGCTCTTTTGTACGTTGGGATTCGTTTCTGAGAATCTACCTTTCGTATCAGCCTGAGTTTCTCTCGAACGCTTTTCGCTATGCATCATCTGTGCGTCGGTACGAGACCGTTCTCTTCCAACTTCCGGTTTATCTACAGATTTTCCCTGGCCCATTTCTTCAGGACCTCGGTCTTTTTGAGCACGTTCTCGCATAGACTCATTGGTTCCTTGTGGTCGAAAAATGTCTCTGGCGTGCCATCTTCCTTGGTCCTTGCGTTCGAGAGCTTTGTCCTGTCTCTCGTCTGAAGTTTGCTGTCGGGATCTGAGATCCTTCTTATCGCGATCCATTTCGCTGCTGCTCTTTTCCTGCTCCTGTTCCCGCTGCCGGGTCATTTCTCGTGCGCTCCGATCCCCAGTCCTTTCGGGAGAGACAGACATTTTGTGCTCAACATAGAAGTTGTGCACTCTCGGACGCCATTGAGAGAGAGCAGCGTCATTGAGTGTTTCAATTACCGGTGCTTCTTTTAGGACCGTGACGTCGATATCCGTGACGAGCGTGTCGCCCGAAGAGCTTCTCACGATATTCCAGGGTACCGGATAATAGCGACCTCTTGCCCCAGAGAAATCTCCTGAAAGAACAATGTATTCTACGCATCCCCGGTCACTCAGCACTACGTTTTGTACTTTACCCAGTGTGACCCCTTGGGAGTTCTTCACCATCTTGCCGATCACTATCATATCCTGGCCCGAAGCTTGCGTGCTCAGAAATACCAGAAGCGGGAGCACTAATAATAGACCTATTCTTTTCATTGTCTACTCCATAATTTGATGAACGACAACAAAGGGGCTCATCAATTCGCTCGAAGAGATAAACAATTGCCCTTTTATCTTACATAACGTTGTATATTCCTGGAGAGGGAGTCAACACCGTATGCAGTCCAGTCCATGAGACTGACGCTATATGAAAATGCATTGATATAATTCACAAGTGAGCTCTGTATTCTTATCGGAAGAGCTGAAGCAGCACGGAGATTTGAGAAAAAAAGAAAATTCTCATCCTCCACCCCATCTATTGAACAAGTTATGAGGAATTCCGAACTGATCCAATGCCTTTCCAACAGTCTGGTCTATAATGTCGGCAATGGTGCGGGGTCCATGATAGAATGACGGCACGGGAGGAAGGATTATCCCACCCATTTCCGTAATTGCAGTCATAGCCCTGAGATGTCCCAAATGCAAAGGTGTTTCCCTTGGAATGAGAACGAGTTTCCGTCTCTCCTTGAGCACAACATCCGCAGCTCTCACAAGGAGATTATCGTTGAGAGAAAGCGCAATCATGGACAGACTCTTCATGGAACACGGAGCCACAATCATTCCCTCGGTTTTGAAGGAGCCGCTGGAAAGGGGAGCCGCAAGATTCTCCGGAGCATGGACCTGGTCTGCAAGCTGCTCTACTTCTTCAGGAGGCAGAGTTCCTTCCAGATTCATTGTGATACGAGCGCCATGGGTAAGAACGAGGTGTGTCTCAATGTCCTCAATTTCTTTGAGAACCTGCAGGAGCCTTACCCCGTAGATCACTCCGCTTGCGCCACTGATTCCTACTATGATCCTCTGCAAGATATTCCCTTTCATGCTTTTTCGTCGCTGTGTCTGAGTCACCGTTTAGAACAAAGAGCAGGTTCCTGATGCCCGCGTCGTGCGAGAAAAGTTGCTCGCACCTGACATCTTCAGGCGTTCCGAGTCACCCCAGAACAAATCGTGTTTTATTGCAGTACGTTGTTGTTTTATTGCAGCCCCGAACTCCCGGATCACTGCCCGGTGTGCCCTAGCCAAATCCTGGGAAGCCACAGATAGAGCTGCGGGAAATACGTTATAATTACGAGCGCCACAAGAAAGACTCCGAAGAATGGAGGTATAGCCCGGGCGATCTCTTCAAGCCTTTTCTTGAAAATGCTCTGCATGACGAACAGGTTAAGGCCGAAAGGTGGAGTAAACATGCCTATGGCCAGGTTGATCGTGAAGACAATGCCCAGATGCAGCAGGTCTATTCCCAGAGCATTGGCAATAGGCGCCACCACCGGAGCAAGAACCAGCACAGCCGAAGTGGGATCGAAAAAGCATCCTACTATGAGAAGTACCAGGTTCAGTATCACCAGGAACCAGAACTGGCCGAGATCACCCACAAGAGGGACCAGCATATCCGGAACACGGGCCACAGTCAGCGCTTGAGAAAAAACGGTACTGGATGCAATGAGGATAAAAATCTGAGCAGAGAGCCTTGTGGTGTCCTTGATACTGCTCACGATCTGTTTCCAGCCCAGTTCACGATACAGAACGGCGGGGAGAAGAAAAGCGTAGACAGCCGAAAACGCCCCTGCCTCCGTCGGAGTAAAGATTCCCGTGTAGATGCCTCCGAGGATTACAATCGGAAAGCTGAGAGCTGACAAACCCTGGATCGTCTTATGAACGGCCACTTTCAAATCAAAACGCTGAGAGACATCAGGTCGCGGGCTGACAAGGAAAATGTACACAGCCAGACACCCCCCCAGGATAGCTGCGGGCACCACTCCGGCCAGGAACAGTGCACCAATAGAGACATTCGTGGCTGTGGCGAAAAGGATCATGTTGATGCTGGGAGGCATGATGATCGCCAGAGCCCCTGCTGAAGTCAAAAGGCCCAAAGCGAATCTTTCACCGTTGGTCTTTGTGATCTCTGGAAACATTACCCGGCCGATGGTGGCCGTTGCTGCAGCGGATGACCCGGAAATTGCACCAAAGATTTCGTTGGCGATTATTCCTGCAATGGGAAAACCTCCGCGAACCCTTACCAGCCATGGAACGGTGCAGTCCACCAGGCGGCGGGAGATGGAGCTATTTTCCATAAGAGCTCCAGCCAGGAGAAAATAGGGAACGGCTAGAAGTGTGAATTTTGCCACGCCGTCGTATAGGCCGATAACGACCATATCAACAGGAATGTGATAAGCGATGACCAGAATATAGAGTCCACCGGCCAATAGCCCCAAATAAATGGGAAACCCCAGGACTAAACAGGTGAAGAGAATCACAACGCCCCAGATCATTATGAACCTCCTTTCTCACAATTGACTACCGGAGGTTCGTCCCCATACTTGACCGCGGGGTCCAAAATACGCGGAATCATGATGATGATGAACGTTACGGGAAGGGCCAGAAACGCTATCCAAATCGGAAACCCCAGGGCCTGAGTGCAGGTCTTGAAGTTGTAGTTGTTGGTTATGACTCCGCATCCGGAGATCAGGAGATAACCGAATATGAACAACGTCAGGGCAGTCCTGATTGTATTGACCAGAAATTGCAGTTTGGGGCCGAACAGTCTGGACACAACTGTCATTCTCAACTGACTATTTTCACTCTCCAGCATACCCTGTGAAAGATACACCATCCAGACCATACTCAGAACGGTCATCTCTTCCATCCAGGCTATGGGTCGAGCAAACAAGTAACGCATTACGACATTGAGAAATCCCATGACAGTTATGACTACCAACAAGAAACCGGAGACATTGTCCAACACTCTCATCAACGACCTAGTGAGTTTTAGAGCAGACGACATAGCAGCCTCTCTATTCTGTCTCAACATGGGTGAAGAGTTGTGATCATGCGCTTGCAGAGGGGAAGATCGGTTCTTTGAGGAGACTCCTCCCCTCTGCTGATATTGGGGGTTGTCGGTTACTTCTCCATAGCTTTCTTTAGTCTCTCATAGATCGGCTTTGCATCGGGATTTTCCATGAGAAAAGTCTCGTGCACGAGTGTGGAGGCATTCTTGAGTTTTTGCTGTAGCTCCGGCGATGCATCCATCACTTTCACCCCGGATGCCACCATTTTTCTCATTGACTCTTTTTCGGTATTACGTGCGTATTGAGTGGCCTCGGGAACTATTTCCTTGGCGCTGTTGGTAACTATATCTCGCAAGTCTGCGGGCAAGTTGTCCAACCATTTCTTATTCATCAGGAAGACGGTCACTTCAGCGCCTTTTGGTTCGGTGAAAATGTACCCGGCAACCTGGAAATACTTCAGCATAAAAAAGAACTGAGCCGCACTCTCCAAACCGTCGATCACTCCCTGCTGAAGAGCAGTGTAAAGCTCGGGAACATCCATGGGAATGCCCGCGCCGCCCCAGGCTTTGATCTCGTTTTGAAGAACTTTTGCTCCCATGACTCGCACTTTCTTCCCTTTGAAATCGTCCATGCTGTTAACCGGGAATTTCAGAAGAAGAATACGGTCACCGTAAGGATAAAATGCGGCTGCCACCAACCCTCTGTTCTGGAGATATTCCCTCAATTTGTCTCCCGCCCTGCTATTGAGCAGCGCTGTGGCGGTCCAGACGTCTTCGAAGAAGTACGGCAGGTCGATCAATGTCAGGATATCCGAGAATCCTCCCAGGAATGCTGTGGGTTCCAGGAGCCCATGGATCGTGCCCATCTGCAATCCCTGTAACATCTGGGCATTACTGCCCAGTTGACAGGAAGGGAAGAGCTGTACTTCGATCCTGCCTTGGCTCTTGTTTTCAACCACCTTTTTGAACAGGTCCATTTCGTGGGTTTGTGGATCGTTGGTGGTAGGGGTAGCGACCCTCATGATCACTTTGTCGGCTGAAAATGCGTTTCCGACAAAAAAGATCGTGAGAACCATGACCACCAGAACAGTCACCGACAGTGAATGCATCTTTTCTTTCATAGCAAGCTCGTTCTTTTTGTTTACAAACGTAATTATTGTTGGATCGACTGCTATGTCGCGCATTCGACAATAACACATTAGACCAAATACTGTGATAGATTAAGTTCAGCGGCTCCCGGCACTTCTATGGTTTCGGGAAAACCGACCAGAGGTTTTGTTGCATCGATCCCGATCTTGGTCACCAGGAATTCGTTTTCCACCGTGGGATCCAATGCATTTGTCTTGGCCTGGGGAATGATGACTACATTACCCATGGGTTTCCAGCGCGTGCTGATAGCCAGCAGGACGCTGTAATAGTCAAAGATGTCGATGTCTTCATCCACGACTACAGCCATTTTAATGAAAGCATCGGCTCCAAATGTTGCCGCCAGTACATTTTTTGCCTCACCTTCGTGACGTTTCTTGATCCGGACGAAGCAGGTGAATCGACAACAGCCTGATGGCGGCATATACACGTCTTGCACGGTCGGACAGGCCTGCCGAACGGCTCGATATATGGAAGCCAAACGGGGAGTACCTCCCAGGAACTGATGATCGACATGCCCTGAAAACACGTCGAGATAGATTGGCTTCTTACGCATGGTAATTGCGGTTATTCTGATGTATGGATTGACTCTGAGCTTACCGTAAACAGTAGTGTACTCACCGAAAGGAGCGTCCTCACAGGTGTCGCCGGGATAAATCATGCCTTCCAGGACGATCTCTGCATCAGCGGGTACTTCCATATTCACGGTCTTGCATTTCACCAGACGGAGCGGCTCCTGCATATAGCCGCCGGTGATTTTGTATTCATCGACTCCGTACGGAACAAAACTGAGCGCTCCCATGTAGACCAGGGGATGGTGCCCGATGGTAATAGCAATCGGCATAGGCTCGTTCTTATTCATGTACTTATCGAAATTCACCCGACCGTGTCCTGTTTCTGCCAGGTGGATGCCCAATTGAGCTTTTCCCTGAAGCATGTGCCGGTACATACCGACGTTCCTGATACCGGTATCCGGATCGACCGTAACCATCATGCCTGAAGTGATGTACGGTCCGGCGTCTTTTTCGTTGTGGTACCAGATGGGAAGCTTGAACAGGTCAACATCGTCACCGGTGTAGACAACCTCCTGTACGGGTGCATTGTCGACCATCACCGGTTCCAAGGGCTTTTCTTCACGTTCTCGCAGTATTTTGTTCAGGTTGTTTCCATCAGTTCCGAAAGCAAGAGCTATTCTTTCCCGATCGGCAAACATGTTGGCAACAACCGGGATATCGGTTCCTTCCACTTTATGGAAAAGAACAGCAGGTTGTTTCCTGTCTATCTCCAGCTTGCGCAATACTGCACATCCTTCAAATTTTCGGTCTACCTCCTTTCCAACCTCCAGAAGATGTTCCTTGTTGCCCTTAATTCGGTCAAGAAAAGATTTCAGATCATACATGCTCACCCACCTCATAGCTTTCTTTGAATTTCAACAGAGTTCGTGCATAACCATCAGCGACCGGATTCCTTCTTAAAAAGGGATCCCTCTTGTTTTGCGTTGTACGAACGGCAACGATTTGCCGATTACCGTTCAGTCAAACGGGGTAGAGAAAATCTTCTCCTGCGATCACGGTCCCTCCGACTTTCTAAATCCCCCCTACCCCCCCTTTACTAAGGGGGGAATTGCACGTTGCTTCTTACTCCCCCCTTTTATAAAGGGGGGCAGGGGGGATTTTACCCACGAATAACTGAATGGATACATTTGCCGATCGTTCCCTCTTGCGAATCACTCTTGCATCTTCTTGGCCTGCAACTTGTGGTATCCGAACTTTTCTCGCACCTCCCTGAGGCTCAACCCACTCTTGACCGCCTGCACGATGGAGTTTTCCGCCTCTTCGATAGCTTGAGCCGAGGACAAGACACCTTCGGCGATTTCCCATGGGACAACCACGACCCCGCTATCATCCCCGACCAGGATGTCGCCGGGTTTTACCTGAACATTCCCTACCGAAACAGGAACTTGCATGGCCTGGACCATTACTCGGTCTTTTCCGGTCACCATGAATCGACCGCGAGTGAATATCGGGTATTGTTCCTCTCGAATTCCCGGCACATCGCGGCAGACCCCATCAATAACCGTTCCTTCCACTCCTTTCATCTTCGCAGTTACAGTGAGAATATCTCCCCAAACAGTGCAGTCTGTCCGTCCGTTGTTGTCGAGGACAACAACGTCACCTGGGCCCAGGTCGTCGATGTAGTCGCCAACGGTTCCCTTTACGCTCCCGACGGGAACATACTTGACCGTAAAAGCCCTTCCGGCCATTCTAAGACCGGGAATTACCGGGGAAATTCCCAGACATCCTCCGATCATGCCGAACGTACCAAGGGCGTCCGATATGGCCGCGGTTGAGAGAGACTTGTATTCTTTCAGTATCTCCAGACCTGGCTTCTTACTTTCCATTGTCTTCCCCCTCGACTAAAGGGCTATTTTTTTTAACATTTGTTCATAGTTATATTTCCGGTCGACTTCCAGGATGTCGAGACCGGCCAGGATATCGTTTTTCATGCTTTCTTCCTTGGCCATAATCGTTTCTGCCGCTGAAATGACCTCGTACACTTTCTCCACCGGGATGACGACCACACCATTGATATCGCAAACGAGAATGTCTCCGGGGCGTACCTGGACGTCCCCAATTCTGATCATACAGTTGAAGTCTTCCTGCATGATTCGGCCTCGTGCGGTAATAGGAACGACGCCTCTGGCAAACACAGGGAAATCCATTTTCTGGCACTCGTCCACATCTCTGGCAGCTCCGTCGATAACGACGCCTGAAATCCCCTTCTGCTTGGCTGCGCAGGACAGAATTTCCCCCCAGCAGTTGTTTTGCACGTCACCATGGTTGTCTATTACGATCAGATCCCCTTCCTCGGCAGAGGCGATCGCTTCAACACCCAGGTGATGTTTCGATTTCGTCATACCTGCAGCGGTGATTTTGATTGTTACAGCTCTACCGCATACCCGGGGCATGCCGAAGAGCGGTCTGATTCCGATTACAGCTCCCCGGAGCCCCACCTGGTCCAATGCATCGGAAAGATTGGTTGTGGACAACTTTTCCAGTTTCGGTCGACAGTCGCGATCAAAAACATGTCTGTCCATGACGCTTATTCCTTATTCCTCTTTCAGCCCTATGCGCTGCAGAATGTCCGAGAGCCCGTATAGCTCCAGTGTGGTCTTTCCTTCTTTTAGGAGTTGTGAGACTTTCGCTTCTTTTTCTTCTCGCTGTCTGGCCTTTTCTATGACCCAGGGTACATCCTCTCTGGCTACTACCGTTACTCCATCAGCATCCCCGACTATCAGGTCACCCGGGTTGATCACGGCGCCGGCCATAAAAATCGGCATGTTTATGGTTCCGAGACACGATTTCGTAGTAGCTTTTATACACAGCGCCTGACAAAAGATGGGAAAGCCGAGACCGGCTATGTCTTCCGAATCCCTGACGGCTCCGTCCGTTACCAGTCCTGCCACTCCTCGATGTTGAGCAGCGGCGGTCATGATGTCTCCCCAGAAACCTGCTTCAACATAGGAAGATGTATCCACAACCAGAACGTCACCAGGTTGAGCCGTGTATATGGATTTATGGACAATAAGGTTATCACCGGGCCGTGCTTTGACTGTGACTGCGGGCCCGCAGATCCTCATTGAGCTCCGTATAGGTTTGATGAAGTGGTTAAGGGCCCCTTTCGCACCATAAGCTTCATAAATGGTGGCGGATGGAAAAGCTTTTATCGCTTCGACAAGATCGGGCGACACTCGGTTAATGTTTCGTATGACGTGTTTGTCCGTGTTCATTTCTGTCTCCCCGATCTACTGGGCGACTTCGATACCAAGTCGTTTAGCGGCATTGAGAGCTTCCTGTAGAGAAGGTTCTGCCTGGACGATAGCCACTCTGCCTCCGCCACGGTTCCGTGCATCGATCATGGCGCTTTTTTCGGAGGCTTCGATCCTTATCCGCTGAACCTGCGGTTCTTCAATCTTGTTGATTTTGATTTGAATATGTTTCAGTTCCGGTAAGTCCAGGACCCGCTTGTACATGTCGGCGTCGCCGGTTGGAGTTCCATAAATCGCGGCCATCAAGATGGCGGGTACGTTTATGGCTCGCCTGGAAAACAGGTCGGCAGTCAGGTCTATCTCGATGCTGCTAATGGTCCCTGCGGTCATTGCATGGCATATGCGAGCCATGTTGGCCGGCGAGCCCACGGCCATGCTGCTTCCCCCGACGACGACGTCGCCAAGGACTCCCGTGAGGGGCCTGGCCTCTTTCAGCATGTTCCTGACTTCTTCCCTCGCTCGTACCTGAATTGTCTCGGCACTCTCCTTTTCCCGGGCCCGTATTTCACCATCGACATAGGGCTCGATTTGCGGTTTCTTTGCGAAATACGGCTCCAGGTACTCCAGATTTATGGATGTGATAATAGGAGCAGCCTCCATATGAATCCTGGCGGCCATGGCCAGCATCACATCAATGTCCACATCTACAGGCAATGAAGTCTCGAGGACAAGGTTGGAAGCAAGATTACCGATGAGAATGGCTCCGCCTATGTGGGCAGCGCAAAGACCGTGGACCATCACCCTTGGGGTGCAGGGAACGGCGATAGTCGGCGACAGTGCGAGAACAACAGCCCGGGCAACCTGTCTCGCCGTTCCGCCTCTCATATCTGTCAATGCTGCTGCAGTTGCTGCCGCGCCCGCTCCAAACCCTTCCATGTTGCAGCCGGTAGTCTTCTTCCCGACTCTGAAGAAACTACCCAGTTTGAGCATAATCGCGGCGGCATGGGCCAATTTTTTTTCAGGGACGCCGGCTTGCCGAAACGCATGGAGCAAACCGGTGTAAGGACAGGAATCTCCGGTTCCTGCGCATGGCTGTAAGCCGATTTCATGGTTGCCGACTTCAGTTGCCAGCGTGTACGTCACCGCATTATTAATAAGCTCATCATCGATCAGAGCACGTTCCTTATTCGCAAGATCCGTCCCGACCGTGCCCAACAGAAAACTTCGGCCCGAAGTCAGTCCAACCTCAAGAGCTTCAAAATTGTGCTGAAATGTGGCCAGAGCCAGGTTAAGAATCTCTTCTTCAGACTTTTTCTCCCGGACTATGGCTTCGGCAACGACGGCTTCGCCGAATGGAGCGTTTTCTTCCTCCGAAACCTTGACCAACTCGCCGAAAGAAAGCAGTCTTCCGTTGAGGTCGTCACGAAGTCGTTTGATCATTCTTTCAAGAGGGCTCATCATTTTCTTACTTCACCTTACCAGTGGCTGCCTTTGATTCTGGTCAAAGGCAGCCGGTCACACGGTTGGTTGGTTCATGCCCCGTTGTGATTCAAACCTTGTTCCTGAATTTCATCCTTTCAATCCCAACCTGCCACCATTCCGTCCGAGCCTTTACGGATGAGGGACGGTTTATTCAGATCCGGTCTGTTTTCCGGGAAATCTTCGCGATAATGAATACCTCTGCTTTCTTCCCGCAACATCGCCGATTTCATGATAGCCTCTGTGGTTGTGAGGAAATTGTCTATTTTCAGATTCAGTTGCTTGAGGTTCGCTCGATAGTCGTCAATGAGCTGTTCCAGTTTCTTGAGCCTATCTGCGTGACGTACTACCATGAGGGCCTGATCGATGGCTTCACGAATGGGCGCCAAGTCTTGTGGTTCAACTTCTGACGAAGCCATTTCAGGAACGTGCTTCACGTCCATCTTCAATGGCCTGTTCAGGGCCAAAGTCGCTGCGGCCTGACCTCCGCGAAACCCGAAGACTTGGGAATCAGCGAGATTGTTGCCACCCGGTCTGTCAGCTCCATGCACGCCTCCGGATGCCTCACCCACAGCGAAAAGACCCGGAACACCAGTAAAGGCATGCTCGTCTATACGTATGCCTCCATTGAAGCTCTGCACAAGAGGAGCTATTTCCACTTTGTCGGTGCAAAGGTTTACGCCTTTATCCAGGAAAGCTTTGAACGTTATGGGCGCTTTGTTCTTGAGTTCCGCTTCCGGAACATGATTGACGTCAAAGAGTATCCCGCCGTGTTCGGTGCCCCTCCCGGACATGATCTCCTTACTCATGGCAATGTCCAGGTAACGTGCATTTGTCCTGACTGAAAAGGGAAAAGACATGGATTTAAGGGAAATGACCTCTTCTCTGGTAACGCCCTCAGGCAGATAGTCGGAGAGAAACTCCTTTCCCTGACCGTTCCTCAAGCGAGGAAGTAGATTCCACATATGGGAATGGATGATGAACGTCATGTGGGGGTACACCACGCCCGGGCCTATCTGGATAAACTCCAGGTTAGTAAGAGTGGCTCCCGCGCGGTAAGCCATGGCATATCCGTCACCTCTCAGGGACGGGTGGTTAATATTATGAGGAAAGAGAGCACCGGCTCCACCATTTCCCAGAATCACCGCCTTGGCCAGGATGACTATCTCCTCACCCTTTCGAATGCCTTTTACGCCCCAGACTTCTCCGTCCTGAACGATCAGATCCAGGACCCGGATGCCTTCCAGAGCGTTAACCCCAAGATTCAGTGCAGCTTTCTTGAGTGCAGCGACGATTGCTACGCCGGTCTGCCCGCCTTGAGAAAGGGAGCGGGCTTTTGTACATCCTGACAGTTTTCGCTGCCTGAGCTTTCCGTCAGTCTGGTCAAATTGAACTCCAAGATCGATCAACTCCGATAGGCGAGCAAGTGATTCGTGAGCTATCAGAGACGACAGCTCATGATTTGCCACGCCCAAACCGGTCTCTATAATGTCCTGGAGAAATATTTCCGCCGAATCTCCATCCCCGGCCGCATTGAATGGAGCGTTTATCCCTAATGTTTCCGAAGCG
The sequence above is a segment of the Desulfomonile tiedjei DSM 6799 genome. Coding sequences within it:
- a CDS encoding PRC-barrel domain-containing protein is translated as MKRIGLLLVLPLLVFLSTQASGQDMIVIGKMVKNSQGVTLGKVQNVVLSDRGCVEYIVLSGDFSGARGRYYPVPWNIVRSSSGDTLVTDIDVTVLKEAPVIETLNDAALSQWRPRVHNFYVEHKMSVSPERTGDRSAREMTRQREQEQEKSSSEMDRDKKDLRSRQQTSDERQDKALERKDQGRWHARDIFRPQGTNESMRERAQKDRGPEEMGQGKSVDKPEVGRERSRTDAQMMHSEKRSRETQADTKGRFSETNPNVQKSPDLPGRGMGSRANTE
- a CDS encoding UbiX family flavin prenyltransferase, coding for MQRIIVGISGASGVIYGVRLLQVLKEIEDIETHLVLTHGARITMNLEGTLPPEEVEQLADQVHAPENLAAPLSSGSFKTEGMIVAPCSMKSLSMIALSLNDNLLVRAADVVLKERRKLVLIPRETPLHLGHLRAMTAITEMGGIILPPVPSFYHGPRTIADIIDQTVGKALDQFGIPHNLFNRWGGG
- a CDS encoding TRAP transporter large permease, coding for MIWGVVILFTCLVLGFPIYLGLLAGGLYILVIAYHIPVDMVVIGLYDGVAKFTLLAVPYFLLAGALMENSSISRRLVDCTVPWLVRVRGGFPIAGIIANEIFGAISGSSAAATATIGRVMFPEITKTNGERFALGLLTSAGALAIIMPPSINMILFATATNVSIGALFLAGVVPAAILGGCLAVYIFLVSPRPDVSQRFDLKVAVHKTIQGLSALSFPIVILGGIYTGIFTPTEAGAFSAVYAFLLPAVLYRELGWKQIVSSIKDTTRLSAQIFILIASSTVFSQALTVARVPDMLVPLVGDLGQFWFLVILNLVLLIVGCFFDPTSAVLVLAPVVAPIANALGIDLLHLGIVFTINLAIGMFTPPFGLNLFVMQSIFKKRLEEIARAIPPFFGVFLVALVIITYFPQLYLWLPRIWLGHTGQ
- a CDS encoding TRAP transporter small permease, which gives rise to MSSALKLTRSLMRVLDNVSGFLLVVITVMGFLNVVMRYLFARPIAWMEEMTVLSMVWMVYLSQGMLESENSQLRMTVVSRLFGPKLQFLVNTIRTALTLFIFGYLLISGCGVITNNYNFKTCTQALGFPIWIAFLALPVTFIIIMIPRILDPAVKYGDEPPVVNCEKGGS
- a CDS encoding TRAP transporter substrate-binding protein encodes the protein MKEKMHSLSVTVLVVMVLTIFFVGNAFSADKVIMRVATPTTNDPQTHEMDLFKKVVENKSQGRIEVQLFPSCQLGSNAQMLQGLQMGTIHGLLEPTAFLGGFSDILTLIDLPYFFEDVWTATALLNSRAGDKLREYLQNRGLVAAAFYPYGDRILLLKFPVNSMDDFKGKKVRVMGAKVLQNEIKAWGGAGIPMDVPELYTALQQGVIDGLESAAQFFFMLKYFQVAGYIFTEPKGAEVTVFLMNKKWLDNLPADLRDIVTNSAKEIVPEATQYARNTEKESMRKMVASGVKVMDASPELQQKLKNASTLVHETFLMENPDAKPIYERLKKAMEK
- a CDS encoding UbiD family decarboxylase; its protein translation is MYDLKSFLDRIKGNKEHLLEVGKEVDRKFEGCAVLRKLEIDRKQPAVLFHKVEGTDIPVVANMFADRERIALAFGTDGNNLNKILREREEKPLEPVMVDNAPVQEVVYTGDDVDLFKLPIWYHNEKDAGPYITSGMMVTVDPDTGIRNVGMYRHMLQGKAQLGIHLAETGHGRVNFDKYMNKNEPMPIAITIGHHPLVYMGALSFVPYGVDEYKITGGYMQEPLRLVKCKTVNMEVPADAEIVLEGMIYPGDTCEDAPFGEYTTVYGKLRVNPYIRITAITMRKKPIYLDVFSGHVDHQFLGGTPRLASIYRAVRQACPTVQDVYMPPSGCCRFTCFVRIKKRHEGEAKNVLAATFGADAFIKMAVVVDEDIDIFDYYSVLLAISTRWKPMGNVVIIPQAKTNALDPTVENEFLVTKIGIDATKPLVGFPETIEVPGAAELNLSQYLV
- a CDS encoding RraA family protein, giving the protein MESKKPGLEILKEYKSLSTAAISDALGTFGMIGGCLGISPVIPGLRMAGRAFTVKYVPVGSVKGTVGDYIDDLGPGDVVVLDNNGRTDCTVWGDILTVTAKMKGVEGTVIDGVCRDVPGIREEQYPIFTRGRFMVTGKDRVMVQAMQVPVSVGNVQVKPGDILVGDDSGVVVVPWEIAEGVLSSAQAIEEAENSIVQAVKSGLSLREVREKFGYHKLQAKKMQE
- a CDS encoding RraA family protein, which encodes MDRHVFDRDCRPKLEKLSTTNLSDALDQVGLRGAVIGIRPLFGMPRVCGRAVTIKITAAGMTKSKHHLGVEAIASAEEGDLIVIDNHGDVQNNCWGEILSCAAKQKGISGVVIDGAARDVDECQKMDFPVFARGVVPITARGRIMQEDFNCMIRIGDVQVRPGDILVCDINGVVVIPVEKVYEVISAAETIMAKEESMKNDILAGLDILEVDRKYNYEQMLKKIAL
- a CDS encoding 4-carboxy-4-hydroxy-2-oxoadipate aldolase/oxaloacetate decarboxylase, with the protein product MNTDKHVIRNINRVSPDLVEAIKAFPSATIYEAYGAKGALNHFIKPIRSSMRICGPAVTVKARPGDNLIVHKSIYTAQPGDVLVVDTSSYVEAGFWGDIMTAAAQHRGVAGLVTDGAVRDSEDIAGLGFPIFCQALCIKATTKSCLGTINMPIFMAGAVINPGDLIVGDADGVTVVAREDVPWVIEKARQREEKEAKVSQLLKEGKTTLELYGLSDILQRIGLKEE
- a CDS encoding Serine dehydratase alpha chain: MMSPLERMIKRLRDDLNGRLLSFGELVKVSEEENAPFGEAVVAEAIVREKKSEEEILNLALATFQHNFEALEVGLTSGRSFLLGTVGTDLANKERALIDDELINNAVTYTLATEVGNHEIGLQPCAGTGDSCPYTGLLHAFRQAGVPEKKLAHAAAIMLKLGSFFRVGKKTTGCNMEGFGAGAAATAAALTDMRGGTARQVARAVVLALSPTIAVPCTPRVMVHGLCAAHIGGAILIGNLASNLVLETSLPVDVDIDVMLAMAARIHMEAAPIITSINLEYLEPYFAKKPQIEPYVDGEIRAREKESAETIQVRAREEVRNMLKEARPLTGVLGDVVVGGSSMAVGSPANMARICHAMTAGTISSIEIDLTADLFSRRAINVPAILMAAIYGTPTGDADMYKRVLDLPELKHIQIKINKIEEPQVQRIRIEASEKSAMIDARNRGGGRVAIVQAEPSLQEALNAAKRLGIEVAQ